The Nitrospinaceae bacterium DNA window TTGCTCAACGATCCGGACACCGTTGAATTTCGCAAAGGCATTATCCCGGAAAGTCTAGCAAACGAATCGCGAGCGGTGATGTGTGTTCCGGTCAGTTTGGAGGAGCGTATCATCGGCACGCTGAACATCCGACAAGAAACCGGATTCGAGTTTGACCGCGATGCGGTTCGCACGGCGACGACGCTCGCCGATCAGGCTGCTATTGCGATTGAAAATGCACGCTTGCATGAGGAGGCGCAACGGAGCCGGGTATTTCTCGAAAGCGTTGTGGGAGACTCAGCTGACCCTATTATTATCGTTGACCAGGAGCGGAGAGTCATCCTTTGGAACTCGGGCGCGACAACGTTATATGGGTACGATTGTGAGGAAATGCTTGGCCGCTCGGTGGACATCATCATCCCTGAATATGCCAGAAAGGAAACGACTCGCCTCAACGCCGAAATGTTCGTGGGTGGTAAATCCACAACGATTGAAACCAAGAGAGTTCATAAGGACGGCTCAATCATTCCTGTCAGTATGACGCTTTCTCCCGTTCGACGGGAGGACGGCACCAATATTGCTAACGCCGGTATTCACAAAGACCTGACCGAGCAAAAGCGGGCCGAGGGTGAGTTGGTGCGCGCGAAAAACGAGGCGGAGGCGGCGAATAGGGCGAAAAGTGAGTTTCTCTCAAATATGAGTCATGAACTGCGCTCGCCGCTCAACGCCGTCGTGGGGTTCAGCGATATTCTCTTGAGCCAGGGCGGGGATGAGAAAGCGCGCATGCTCGCTGGCAACATAAAGGATTCGGGTCTTTATCTGACACGTCTCATCGAGGGGATTTTAGATCTTGATCGAATCGAGGAGGGTAAAGTGCGAATCGATAGGGAGAATATCTCGATCAGCGCTCTATTCTCTGAAATATCAGATGCTTGGCAGCCTCAACTCTCCGAGGAATTTACGCTTTTGTGTGAGCACGATAGCAGATGCGACTCGATTTGGTGCGATTTGGTGCGCATCAAGCAGGTTCTCAATAATCTTTTGTCGAACGCTGTGAAGTACTCACTCGAGGGCGGCCTCATCAGACTTGTCTCGCAATTGGTGGGCGATGAATTGTGGATAAGTGTTCAAGATCAAGGTATGGGCATTTCCTCAAGGGAGCAAATAAATATTTTCGAGCGTTTCCAACAACTCGAAAGCGGCTACAGTAGACGGGCCGGTGGGCTGGGCATCGGTCTGAGCCTATCGAGGAAACTTATTGATCTCCATGGCGGACGCATTTGGGTGGAGAGCGAAAAAGGAGGGGGAAGTAAATTCATTTTCTCCTTGCCACTAGATTCGGGTGATAAAGAACCCTAGGCGGGAAAGCGCCTTTCGGCACGCGGGCCAGCCCTGAGTGGATGAGGTCGCGAGACTTATCACAAATTCAACTGGTTAGGTTTTGCTGGAAATTCTCTGCCAAATACTTGACAGGGTCATTTTGATGGATTTTCTTGCTCTCCCACCCTTTGCCCTGGCCCCTCTTCCCTCCGCTTCTCTGGTGCTGCCATCGTGTTTCCCTCGTGTTCGGCAAATGGTAACCTCGCCCCCGGTTCGAATTCCTGATCGCCCCCGGTTCAAGTTTTCCGATTTTCTTGGCGGACGATTAGTTTCAAAACACGATCTATCAAACTATTCTTAGGAGTACGTAATGTCTTTTGAACCTGTTCGAGTCGCTTCAATGGGCCTGGGGCGCTGGGCAAATGTGTTGGCCGATGCCGCGTTGCGCGGCGGCAATATCAAGCTGGTCTCTTGCTTTAGCCGCACCGCCGAGAAAAGAGCCAGTTTCATGGAGCGCTATGGCACGCGCGAGGCCGAGAGTTTCGAGGCTCTTTTAAATGACGATGAGGTCGAGGCCGTCATTGTCACCACACCGAATTTTAATCATATGGAGCATATCGAGGCGATCTCGGCGGCGGGCAAGCACGTCTACTGCGAAAAACCCATCGCGCATAATCTTGAGCATGCCAAGAAGATCGTCGAGGCTGTCGAGAAGGCTGGCACCCGTCTGGCGATTGGCCACAGCGCAAGGCGCCTGGCCGTTTCCCGCCGCCTCAAGGAATTGATCGATTCAGGCGAGATTGGCGACATCTCAATGAGCGAGAGCAACTTTTGCACCGAGCGGGGCCTGGAGCTGAATCCCGATATGTGGCGCTCTGACGCCAAACTCAACCCGACCGGCGTTGCGATTCAGCTATCCATTCACCATATCGATACCTTCCGCTATCTCTATGGCCCGATTAAAAACGTCACCGCAAAGATGAAGAGAACCTACGCCACCGCAGATGTCGAGGATTCTGCGATGATCATCATGGAGCACGAAAATGGAATCCTCTCCTACACCGGCGGCGGATGGGCCTGCCCCTGGGCGTTCCACATGAACGTTCACGGGACAAAGGCCGTGGCGCATTTTAGGATCACGGGCCAGCAATGGCGCGACCCCTCAAAGGCCCCCGAGCCCATTCGCCTCCACATTGACCGCGAACCGCTGGGCGAGAAAACCGTTCTCGATATGCCGGAGGGCGATATGTTCCGCGATGCGCTTGAGGATTTTGCCACCTGTGTGCGCGAGGATCGCAATCCCGAGGTGGATGGGCGTGTGGCCTATGAAGATCTTGCCGTCGTATACGCCGCAGCAGAAAGCTCGCGCGCGGGCAAAACCGTTGATGTGAAGGATTTTCTCTAGACGGCCGCGGCCTGGCTGCCGGGGAATAAAGGGCACGGACGCTTCTGGGTAAGTTCCCGCCAATGAGCTGGTAAGGACTTTTCGGGCTGTCATGCCGAGCCCTTCGGCTTCGCCCGGGGCAGGATCCGCGAAGTGAAGCGAAGTATCCCGGTTTTCCGGGAATTCAGAACCGGGATCCTTCCCTCCCGCTCAGGATGACTTCTTAAAAACAAACAGGAAATTCTTTCCCGAGTCCAACATGACGCCCACCGGCGCGAGACCGGGGGCGGTTTTGTCCTCTTGTCTCCTCGCGGCTAGAATCGGGGGGCGATGTTCACCAGGAAATTCCGGAAAACCGGGTGAGGGCGCAGCGTATTTTTTAACAATTGTTTATTTTACATGTGGGAGCGGGCGAAAATGAACCGCTATCCGTCTAATAGCTGGAGAGACCATTTTGTCCACGCTTCGGGCGCTCTCCGGGGATTTTGAAGAAGAACCGTAGCGTTTTCTAGTGCTGGAACCCTTTATCCATGGAGCCATATGGGAATTTAGTTGAAAAAAGGAAAATGGCAGCCTATATTTAGGATTAAATAGTCCTAATAATTCAAGGGGATTCCCCCGCAAAAAAACCAACTTTTTCGCTATTTAAATCGGAGGCGGCGTTATGCTGAAAAAAAACAACCTGCTCGCTGGAATCATTCTTTCCCTAGGCCTTTTCTTCCTCGCCCCGCCCGCCGCCACGGCCCAGACCATCACTCTTGATTTAGCAGGGGGAAATTGCCACGAAATAGGCAACTGGGACCCCGCCACCCTGACCTGCACCCTCACCGCCGACACCTCGGCCTCCATTTCGTTCCGAGGGAATGGCATCACCCTCGACGGAAACGGCCACGTCATGACGGGACCCGGTTCAGGCACCGGCGTCGGGGTTGGCAGGGCGCATTTTCTGACCATCAAGAACCTGACCATCCGGAACTATTTTTTCGGCATTCACGTCAACTACTTCGCCTCGGAAATCCAAATCACGAACAACCGTCTTGAAAACAACATTTATGGGGCGGAAATCCGCCGAGGCAACCACGACCTCACCATCTCCGGAAACACCTTCGTGAACAATTCGTTTGTTGGCATCCGCTTCTTCCTGCGCAACCACGACAACGTCGTCTCCGGCAACCGATTCGAATCGACCGGGTCTGGCGTTTCGCTCTGGCACCATAACTCCCGCAATGTGGTCTCGGAGAATGTCTTCGTCTCCAACAGCGGCACCTCCATTTATATTTCCTCCGGCAAGGCTGTCACCGAATTCGGCGAAATCATCGGCATCGACAACCAGGTCACCGCCAATACAATCTCGGGAAGCCGTTTAGGGATAGGACTGACCTTCGCGGCCGAAAACACCGTGCGAGACAACACGATCGAGAACAGCGGCGAGGTCGGGATCCGCATGTATTGCGCCAGACCCACCGGTTGCATCGGCAACGAGATCTCCGGCAACACCGTGACCGACAACCCCGTGGGCATCCAAATAGAAGGCGCTGCGGAAGACAACCTCATCTACAACAACGCCTTCCGCAATCCCCGGAACTTCAGAATTCTGCAGAACTACTTTTATTACGCCAACCAGTGGAGCGTCCCCAAAACCCCGGGAACGAACATCGCCGGCGGGCCCTTTCTTGGCGGCAACCTTTGGTCCAAGCCCGACGGGAGCGGCTATTCGGACAACTGCACCGACGCCGACGGCGACGCGCTCTGCGATGTACCCTATTTCCTCCGTGTCGGGAACACGGACCATCTTCCGCTGGTCGGCAATCTGTACTCGGCGTGCGGGCTCTCGGACGTACTGGAATCGATGGACCTTCCCCACGGCATCGCGAACAGCCTGCTGGCCAAGGCGAAAAACCTCTGCGCGGCTTATGAGAAAGGCAACCTCAAGGCGGCGGCGGGCATGCTGGGCGCCTTCATCGCCGAGGCCGAAGCCCAGCGCGGCAAGAAACTCACCGGCGCAGACGCCGGGAAACTTATCGCCTATGCCGAGGGCGTGGCCGCCAAGCTCGAGGACGAGATGCCCTAGCGGGGGAAGCCTCCGGAGGATTGATCGCGAACCGGCAAAACGGTGGATGTGAAGGATTTTCTCTAAGGTTTAACTAGACGCCGCCGTGCGCCTTTGACCAGACTTCGGGCTCGTCGAGAAATTTCTTAATTTCAGCCGATTGCTCTGCGTTGAAATAACCTTTGGCGGTGCCCACCTCTAGATTAGATCGCCAGTCGGCCAGGCCGTGAAGCGTGATCTGGGCATCGGATATAATTTTTTCGGCGGTGGGAAAAACACCGTAGAAAAAAACGACGATGCAGTGGTCCACAATGGCCCCCGCCTCCCGGATGGCGTTGCAGAAATTCACCTTGCTTTTGCCGTCCGTGGCCAGATCCTCGACGAGAAGCACTTTTTGCCCCTCCTCAAGGTCTCCTTCAATCTGGCTTTTGCGCCCAAAACCCTTTTTTTCTTTTCGAACATAGATCATCGGCTCGTAATAGTAGTCCGAGAGCCACGCGGCAAAAGGAATGCCTGCCGTTTCCCCGCCCGCGATGGTATCGAAGGCGTCCCGTCCGATGTTCGTGTCAATTTCCTCGGCAGCGATTTGCATAATCTCGCGGCGCTGGCGGGGAGAGGAAATAATTTTCCGGCAATCCACATAGACCGGGCTGGCCCAGCCCGAGGTGAAAATATAAGGCTCATCGAGGTTGCAATGGACCGCCTCAATCTCGAAAAGAAGCTCTGATACCCGGTTTTTGCGCTCGATAAGATGAATGCTCATGCTCTGTATTCCCCATGATGGAGCGAATTTGATCCTGCCTGCTTTGATGCAGGCGCATAGGACATGCTCGGGCGCTCAGACAGTATTCAATATTTTGGAGTCAGGCCAAAGACCCGGCCCGATTTCTGATTTGTACCACTCCCAAGGCGCTTTCTCAAAGTCTTGCCGCGTAGCGGCGTAATATTTTCAGGGGAGGGGCTGGCGGAGCTTGTTTATTGATCGTAGCTCCTCAGGGGTTTTCCTCTCCCTCGCTTTTTAAATCCCGCATCAAGCGCTCGAAATTCTTTTGATAGCTGTCGTGGTCTTTCCAGTTGGTGAAATCGCCGATGTGGCGCGAGCGCCTGATGTCAGCGGCCCAGCCCGCATCTGTGTCATTCACCGCGCCGTCTAGTCGGATGGGAAAAAGAACGGTCTCTTTTTTATCCTCCGGCTGTTTTCGCTCCTTCTCAAAAGCGGCTTCGACTTCTGATTCCACCCAATTACTCGCAATCGAGTCTTTTGAAAAAATCAAAAGAAGCTTGTCATAAATCCGAATGGACTCATCGATTCGGTCCCGGAATTTATCGCCAATCTTCAAATCCTCCCGCGCGAACCAGCAGCGAACGCCCTTCGCCTGAAGGTCCGCATAAAGACTTTCCGCAAAAGACCGGTCTTTTTCGGAATAGCTGATGAAGCAGGAGTAAAACTGGAAGGGCTCGTTTCGGAAGGAGGGGAGAAGTTGAATGTAATCCTCCGGCAGGCCGACTCCCCGTAAAAATTTCGGGGGCAATGCGCCGGATTTCATCAGGGTACGGTGGTCAACCGTACTTGGGCCAAGATGTTGACATTCATCCAGTCCATCGGTCTCGCTTAAATCTACATCGGAGAAAATAGTTTCACCTAGAAGTGCCGTAGTGAGGTCCGCCCCGTTGAGGAATGTCTTGATGAGGTTCGCCAGTATGAGGTTCGCTCCGTTGAGGTTTGCTCCACTGAGGTCCGTCACGCCGAGGTTCGCTCCGAAGAGTTTTGCCTCGCTGAGGTTCGCTCCGTTGAGGTTTGTCCCGCTTAAGTCCGTCCCGCCGAGGTCCGCCCCGCTGAGGTTCGTCTCGCTGAGGTCGGGCTGAATCTTCTGATTATTCTCCCGCCATTTATTCCAGGCAGGCACTCCCTTTTTCAGAATGTCGAGGTGTTCTTTATTCGCCATGCGGGGGCTCCCTCGTGCATGAATGTCCGGTGGGGGATTCTACCGCATATGGGCGGGGCTGTTCACCCGCGCTTTTACGGATTTGACGGAAGATGAAATAAATTGCCCGGAGGGTTTGAGCGGGTGTGGGCGAGGGCGAGGCTGGCCGCTCTGGAAATGGAATAGATGCCGGGCCGAAGCCGCTATTTGCCCTTCTCGCGGCCGTTCAGGATTTCGCTATTGCGGTGCTGGATGTAGATGCTTCTGATGAGAGAGTAATAATCAAACGCATCTCGCTCCAAATCGTCGAGTGTCTTGATGTTGCGGGCCCTGAAGTCCACAAATTGGGTCCCGCGCATTCCGTAAAGCCACAACTCTGCGTCGTTGTGGGCGGCGATATATGTCAGGGGGTCGAGGAACGAATCAACCGCCTTGCCCGCAGCATCGCGAAAGTTCGAGGGCCCGAAAATGGGGAGCACCAGATAGGGCCCCTCTTTAATGCCAGCGACGGCAAGTGTCTGGCCAAAATCCTCGCTATGATATTTGAACCCCATGTCATAGGCGGTGTCGAACAGGCCGCCGATCCCGAGGGTGGAGTTAATCAAAAAACGCATTGTCGTATCGCTGGCACGCTCGCCTTCACCTTGAAGTAAATCGTTTGCCAGGACGACGGGTGAGGAAAGATTGCGGATAAAGTTTCGAATCGAATCGCGCGCCTCGAAAGGCAATATCGCTTGGTACAACTCGGCCAAGGGGCGCCCGATGGCTTTATCGAGAATGATGTTGAGATCAAACATCGTCCGGTTGAACGACTCGAAAGGGTCGATTGTCTCTTCTTCTGATTGTTCTTCTTTGTCTTGGGCAAAAGCCGGAGATGAGGAAACAATGGCCAGCATCACCACGAGAAAAATGGGAATCAAAAGACGTGCCGCCCTGGAGAGGCGTCCACGCAAGTTAGGTCGAATATATCTCAATCGATGACTCCTGAGGATGAAAATATTCGTCTATGGAAATGTAGGCTTGGTTATTGGAACGGCCAAAAACTTCGAAACATTAACATGAAGGAGCGCCTCAGGCCATGTGGCAAAACGCACCAGAATCACCGTATTTTAATTTTTTTTAAAACGCTATTCCCTGATTGAACGGCAGCTTGAATTTTAGGAGCCCCGTATCGAATCTTGCGGAACAATTTTTTTGCCGTATTCAGAGCGATTGCCAACTATTGTCGAGTTTTGGTTCTGGTAGGCGACCAGGGGTGGTTATTTTTTTCTTCAGATATTATCTCGCTTACCGATTAAAAATGGAGGGAATGGAATGGCTGTTTTCGCTTTTATGGGCATCGGAACTTCAAGGTGTGCGAATAATAATTGTAAGTTATTGATATTAAACGATAAATTTAGCATGAAGGAGAGCTTGACATATATTTCGAAATTATTTAAATTATACAAATAGTTTATTTAACGGTACTAGAGGTAATTATGATTGAAGTTACAGCAATACCCACTACGGCTCCTGCTCTGCCGACCAAGGAAAATATTTCGACGCAGATTGAGCCCGAGGCTGCCTCGGAGCCAGAAGCTGCCCCCGCCCTTTCGGCGCCTCCCGAGGCTGCAACGGGTCAAGTCGTAGATACACAGGTTTGAAGCGTTAATTTTTTTATTTTAAACATTTCGTGAGGTGTCAAGGACTTGGCTAATATTTTGATAGCTGCCCACGATGAAACGTTGCGCCACTTGCTCGGCACTGCGCTCAGGCGTTTTGATCACGATGTGATCATGTCGGTGAACGGAAAGCATATTCTCGATTTAATTCAAAAAGATATCTTTGATCTCGCCATAATTGACGAGAATTTACAGGACACAACGGCGTTGGAAATACTTGAGCAGGTGGGTGGGCACCTTGGCCTCAGTGTTAAATACATGGTGATGAGTTCAAAATCCTCGGCAGATGTTATCAGGGGATATATAGAATCGGGGGCTACCGATTTTGTCCTCAAACCCTTTAGTCTTCCCAAGGTTGTGACACGCATTGAATCGATATTGAACTCGAAACCGGCTCCAAAGGTGATGAGAGCCGAGGAGTACAAGGCGTCCTAGCCGTTTTTATGGCTCAGCAATCTCTCGGCCGAGGCTGAGAGGCGCTCTTTTAAACTCGATAGTTCTTCCCCTGCTCGCAAGAGCTTTCCATTTTCCTTCATTTTTTTTCCTGCCACAAAAACCGTATCCACATTTTCGCGTCCCGCCTGGAATACAACGGCCTGGACAGGGTCGTTCACGGGCATCATGTTGAGGCTGTCGGTGCGCAATAAAACAATGTCGGCCTGCTTGCCGGGGGTGATTGAGCCGATTCGGCTCTCCATGCCAAGGGCGCGGGCATTGTTGATGGTGGCCCAGGCGAGCGCCTCAAAGGCGGGGAGGATGGTTTTCTCCTCCTTGGCGCTTGCGGCGGTGCCCGAGGCGGCAAAGGCCACGTTGTCGAAAATGCGCTGGCTCTGGAGCGCAAAGCGCATGGTGTGGAACATGTCGCCGGCGGCGTAGATTTCAATATCGGCGCCAATGGAGGGTTTGCCCCCTAACCGCAGCACCCGGCCGCAGAGTGATTGGGCCGGGTGTTTTTGCATTTCGACGGGCGGGGTTGCTGTGACGGAGGCGCCCGAATCGACGATGAGGGCTAGCTCATCATCGCCCAGGTAGTTGCCGTGGACGATATTGTGTTTGGGCCCGAGCAGGCCTTCTTTTTTTAAAATGGCGTAACCATCGGGCACCAGGCGCGAGGCGTCGCCCCAGATGTGGGCACTAGAGATGAGATCCCATTCGCGGGCCAGGCGAAAGTCGTGGAGGGCGACTTCGAGGGTGGCGTAGTCGGACCCGAGGATCGCCATGGCGAGGGTTACGAGCGCATCATCGCTGGAGAGGCGACCTGTGCGAAGTCGCTTTATCTCGCTGGCGGGATGGGGAATCGTGGAATAGTGGGGCTCGCCCTCCTTGGGATCGGGCTTGACGGTTCCGTGCCCGAAAAGGGCGCGCACGCCGGACTCAAAAAGAGCGTCGATGGCGGCATCCGAGTGGGCGGGGGTGGCGTTGTTGTGGCACCAGTCGAAGAGGGTGGTCGTGCCGGCGTCGAGTTGTGAGAGCGCCCCGGCCAGGTTGCCCAGGTAGGTGTCCTCGGGGGTGTAAATCGGGGCAAGGCCCGCATGGACGATGCGGAAATATTCGCGCCCCGCCCAATCGCCCCCGATGCCGCGAAGGGCTGTCTCCCAGGTGTGGAGGTGGGCGTTGATGAGACCCGGGATGGCGATCATGTTGCGCGCATCGATTACCTGTGCCTCTGGGGCGCTGAGCTCGCTGCCGACCTGGGCGATGAGTGCGCCATCTATGAGAATGTCCCCGCCCGTTATCTCGCCGACAGCTGGGTCGCCTAGAGATGGGTCCATCGAGATGATGGTGGCGTTCTTAATAAGTGTCTGGGAGGAAGATGTCTGTGACATAGGTGTCTGTGACATGGGTGTTTGTGACATGTGCGCTCCTTGTTTTTGAGTAGGCCCGCATAAATTATAAGACGTTAAATATCAATAAGTTATGTGGTCTAATGCGCCCCGCGCGAATATGTGCGACATGTGGCACTCATACACCCATGCGCTCCTAGGCACGGGCTTTCTCTCGTTAAGAGACAATCAACCAGGCACCCAAGACCGAGAGAATGCCGCCAGTTACCACTCGTATCGAAATTGCCTCCTGATTACGGAAAAATACCCACGAGAAAAAAATGATTATCATCACCGAGATGCGATTTATCGGGATCACCTCGACGAGTCTTCCATTTTTTACAGCGGATAGAAAAAACACCGCAGCCAGGGCGTTAGAAATTCCTCCCAGAACAACGATAAAAATCGGGCGTAACTTCAAGGAGCGAGGAATGCCCTCATTCGTAAATGGAAGAACGAGGAGCATGAGAAGTAGCGCCGTTGAGGTGGAGACGACCATGCCCACAGAGGCAGAAGGAAGCCAGAAAAAACCTAATTTCAAGAAAAAGTGAGAGAGCGCCAAGAAAAATGCCACTGCGACAGGAACCAGGTAGTAGTGAAGAGAAATGGATTTTTGCACTTTGCTGCCTTCCGATACTAAGAGTATGGAGCCGATCATA harbors:
- a CDS encoding Gfo/Idh/MocA family oxidoreductase, producing the protein MSFEPVRVASMGLGRWANVLADAALRGGNIKLVSCFSRTAEKRASFMERYGTREAESFEALLNDDEVEAVIVTTPNFNHMEHIEAISAAGKHVYCEKPIAHNLEHAKKIVEAVEKAGTRLAIGHSARRLAVSRRLKELIDSGEIGDISMSESNFCTERGLELNPDMWRSDAKLNPTGVAIQLSIHHIDTFRYLYGPIKNVTAKMKRTYATADVEDSAMIIMEHENGILSYTGGGWACPWAFHMNVHGTKAVAHFRITGQQWRDPSKAPEPIRLHIDREPLGEKTVLDMPEGDMFRDALEDFATCVREDRNPEVDGRVAYEDLAVVYAAAESSRAGKTVDVKDFL
- a CDS encoding DUF1565 domain-containing protein, which translates into the protein MLKKNNLLAGIILSLGLFFLAPPAATAQTITLDLAGGNCHEIGNWDPATLTCTLTADTSASISFRGNGITLDGNGHVMTGPGSGTGVGVGRAHFLTIKNLTIRNYFFGIHVNYFASEIQITNNRLENNIYGAEIRRGNHDLTISGNTFVNNSFVGIRFFLRNHDNVVSGNRFESTGSGVSLWHHNSRNVVSENVFVSNSGTSIYISSGKAVTEFGEIIGIDNQVTANTISGSRLGIGLTFAAENTVRDNTIENSGEVGIRMYCARPTGCIGNEISGNTVTDNPVGIQIEGAAEDNLIYNNAFRNPRNFRILQNYFYYANQWSVPKTPGTNIAGGPFLGGNLWSKPDGSGYSDNCTDADGDALCDVPYFLRVGNTDHLPLVGNLYSACGLSDVLESMDLPHGIANSLLAKAKNLCAAYEKGNLKAAAGMLGAFIAEAEAQRGKKLTGADAGKLIAYAEGVAAKLEDEMP
- a CDS encoding orotate phosphoribosyltransferase; the protein is MSIHLIERKNRVSELLFEIEAVHCNLDEPYIFTSGWASPVYVDCRKIISSPRQRREIMQIAAEEIDTNIGRDAFDTIAGGETAGIPFAAWLSDYYYEPMIYVRKEKKGFGRKSQIEGDLEEGQKVLLVEDLATDGKSKVNFCNAIREAGAIVDHCIVVFFYGVFPTAEKIISDAQITLHGLADWRSNLEVGTAKGYFNAEQSAEIKKFLDEPEVWSKAHGGV
- a CDS encoding toll/interleukin-1 receptor domain-containing protein, with the protein product MANKEHLDILKKGVPAWNKWRENNQKIQPDLSETNLSGADLGGTDLSGTNLNGANLSEAKLFGANLGVTDLSGANLNGANLILANLIKTFLNGADLTTALLGETIFSDVDLSETDGLDECQHLGPSTVDHRTLMKSGALPPKFLRGVGLPEDYIQLLPSFRNEPFQFYSCFISYSEKDRSFAESLYADLQAKGVRCWFAREDLKIGDKFRDRIDESIRIYDKLLLIFSKDSIASNWVESEVEAAFEKERKQPEDKKETVLFPIRLDGAVNDTDAGWAADIRRSRHIGDFTNWKDHDSYQKNFERLMRDLKSEGEENP
- a CDS encoding VacJ family lipoprotein, producing MRYIRPNLRGRLSRAARLLIPIFLVVMLAIVSSSPAFAQDKEEQSEEETIDPFESFNRTMFDLNIILDKAIGRPLAELYQAILPFEARDSIRNFIRNLSSPVVLANDLLQGEGERASDTTMRFLINSTLGIGGLFDTAYDMGFKYHSEDFGQTLAVAGIKEGPYLVLPIFGPSNFRDAAGKAVDSFLDPLTYIAAHNDAELWLYGMRGTQFVDFRARNIKTLDDLERDAFDYYSLIRSIYIQHRNSEILNGREKGK
- a CDS encoding response regulator; amino-acid sequence: MANILIAAHDETLRHLLGTALRRFDHDVIMSVNGKHILDLIQKDIFDLAIIDENLQDTTALEILEQVGGHLGLSVKYMVMSSKSSADVIRGYIESGATDFVLKPFSLPKVVTRIESILNSKPAPKVMRAEEYKAS
- a CDS encoding amidohydrolase family protein; protein product: MSQTSSSQTLIKNATIISMDPSLGDPAVGEITGGDILIDGALIAQVGSELSAPEAQVIDARNMIAIPGLINAHLHTWETALRGIGGDWAGREYFRIVHAGLAPIYTPEDTYLGNLAGALSQLDAGTTTLFDWCHNNATPAHSDAAIDALFESGVRALFGHGTVKPDPKEGEPHYSTIPHPASEIKRLRTGRLSSDDALVTLAMAILGSDYATLEVALHDFRLAREWDLISSAHIWGDASRLVPDGYAILKKEGLLGPKHNIVHGNYLGDDELALIVDSGASVTATPPVEMQKHPAQSLCGRVLRLGGKPSIGADIEIYAAGDMFHTMRFALQSQRIFDNVAFAASGTAASAKEEKTILPAFEALAWATINNARALGMESRIGSITPGKQADIVLLRTDSLNMMPVNDPVQAVVFQAGRENVDTVFVAGKKMKENGKLLRAGEELSSLKERLSASAERLLSHKNG
- a CDS encoding DMT family transporter, producing the protein MFDFLNANVAALIAAFFIASARTLYRGALSTFSPATTTLFSLLVTAIIAWCYYFLTGRVENWPLMGVFWFAVVGFSSSFVARYLSFISINLVGLARGSIIIQTSLIWSAMFAVFILGEEFSWEVGAGTLFIMIGSILLVSEGSKVQKSISLHYYLVPVAVAFFLALSHFFLKLGFFWLPSASVGMVVSTSTALLLMLLVLPFTNEGIPRSLKLRPIFIVVLGGISNALAAVFFLSAVKNGRLVEVIPINRISVMIIIFFSWVFFRNQEAISIRVVTGGILSVLGAWLIVS